The Setaria italica strain Yugu1 unplaced genomic scaffold, Setaria_italica_v2.0 scaffold_232, whole genome shotgun sequence genome segment CCGCCCCTTCTTAGTTCGAGGTAACCCCAaaatgaaatccatagaaatatccaaCCAAGGAGAAGTAGGAACAGGGAGGGGCGTGTACAAACCATGGGGATTCAGGCGGGACTTAGCTTTTTGGCATGtggtgcagcgtgcaacaaatCTTTCCACATCACGTCgcatctttggccaaaagaagtgAGCTTCCAGGATGTCTTCTGTTTTCTTAACACCAAAATGGCCCATGAGGCcgcctccatgtgcttcctgcAACAGCAAAAGGCGAATCGAGCTTGCTAGAATACACAGTTTGTTAGCACGGAACAAGAATCCATCATCCGTGTAAAACTTTCCCCAACCTTTACCAGCCTTGCATTGTAACAGTACGTCCTTGAAATCAAGATCAAGAACACATTGTTCTTTCATGGTTTGGAGGCCAAAAATTTGGAAGTCAAGTTGCGAGAGCAGGGTGtaacgacgagacaaagcatcagcaataacattttctttcccttttttgtgTTTGATgacataaggaaaagattcaataaattcaacccacttagcatgtctacgaTTCAGATGCGTTTgactacgaatatgttttaaagatTCATGATctgaatgaataacaaattcgCGAGGCCATAAGTGATGTTGCCATGTTTGTAGGGTGCGAACCAACGCAAAAAGTTCTTTGTCATAAGTGGAGTAATTCAGACTAGCACCACTCAGTTTCTCGCTGAAATAAGCAACCGGTTTACCCTCTTGCAGTAGCACTCCACCTAACCCAATGccgctagcatcacattcaagttCAAACATTTTTGTGAAATCAGGAAGTTGCAGCAAGGGTGCGTGGGTTAGCTTATATTTTAGAACCATGAAAGCCTCTTCTTGCGGTTGTCCCCAGGAGAAAGGCACACCCTTCTTTGTGAGTTCATGTAGTGGTGCAGCAAGGGTGCTGAAATCACGAACGAAACGACGATAGAAACCAGCAAGCCCAAGGAAGCTTCGAATCTGCGTCACCGAGGTGGGTGTTGGCCAGCTTTGTATAGCATCAATCTTgttgctatccacctcaatgccctgcgATGTAACAACATATCCAAGAAAAGACACACGACTTGTGCAGAAACTGCACTTATCCAAGTTCCCAAATAGGCGGGCAGCACGTaaagcatcaaaaacagcacgtaGGTGATCCAAATGTTCCTCCATAGATTTGCTATAAATCAAGATATCATCGAAATAGATAACCACAAACACCCCTATGAAGGCCTGCAAAACTTCATTCATTAAACGCATGAACGTGCTGGGAGCATTagttaaaccaaaaggcatgactaaccattcatataacccaaatttggTTTTGAaagctgttttccattcatcccccaatttcatgcgaatctgatggtacccaCTACACAAATCAACCTTAGAGAACACAACAGCACCACTGAgctcatcaagcatatcatctaAGCGAGGTATAGGGTGCCTATATCTGATTGTAATATTGTTAATAGCACGACAATCGACACACATGCGCcaagagccatctttctttggtacCAAAAGAACAGGGATGGAGCAgaggctaagagactcacgaatgtaACCTTTGTCAAGCAATTCTTGCACTTGTCGCTGAATCTCTTTTGTCTCATCTGGATTGGTACGATAGGCAGCACGGTTTGGCAATGGAGCGCCTGGGATGAGATCAATCTGATGTTCAATGCCACGAATGGGAGGAAGGCCAGCTGGGACCTCCTTTGGAAAAACATCCGCAAAGTCCTGCAAAAGCTTAGTAACAGCAGGGGGTATATCCAAAAGTGCAGTGTCATCAAGTGAAACCAGCACATTAGTGCACATGAGAGCATAGCAAAGTGAATTGGGAACAGCCAACTCGTTCAAATCAGCTAGTGTAGCGAGTAAAACAGGAGCCTTCagtttgatttcattttgtAAATTTGGTTGTGCACTTGGTTTGTGATCTCTAGTGGCCCGAGCAATGTCATCTTTTAAAATCTGTTCAGGTGACATTGGatgaaaaataattttcttGCCCTTAAACATGAGTGAGTATTGATTTGTGCGACCATGGTGCATGCTACCaatatcatattgccaaggtctaCCTAGCAGCAAAGAACATGCTTCCATCGGAACGACATCACAATCAGCATAATCATGATAGGAGCCCATAGAAAAATGAACACGTACCGAGCGTGTTACCTTCAATTTTCCACCCTGGTTGAGCCATTGAATGTGGTACGGATGTGGGTGTGGCCAAGTTTGAAGGGACAACTTTTCTACCAGATCCGTACTTGCCAAGTTATTGCAACTGCTGCCATcaatgatgatgcgaatcgattGTTCTTGCACAACGCCTTTGGTGTGAAATAAGTTGTGTCGCTGGTGCTGTTCTGGTTGTGCAACCTGCGTACTGAGGACATGCTGCACTACAAGGCTCTCATACTTGTCAGCATCAACAGCAGCAACATGTTCCTCCTCCTCATGTCCTGAAACGTTAGTGGCAAGCATAGCATATGTGGGATCATCCAAATCACTAGcagaagagtactcaccatcctCACGTACAATCAGCACACGCTTGTTGGGGCAGTCACGAATAACATGGCCAAAGCCTTTGCAGCGATGGCATTGGATGTCCTTGGTGCGCccagtggaagaagaagaggaccgTGTTGGGGTAGGTGCGGATGGAGTCTTTGTCACTGCCGGATCACGCGAGGTGATGTTGTGTGGTGAGGGTGCAGCTGATGATGAGGCAGCCACAGGTTTAGTGGCTGGTTTGAAGGAGGTGGTGTGACCTGCAAAGGAGTAAGCATGTGTCCTCGTttggcgtccctgcacttctcGTTCAGCAATACAAGCAAGATGGAACAACCGAGTAATGGTATTGTACTCCTTATAATCAAGCACAATCTGAATTTTGCGGTTCAGCCCACCCAAAAATCGTGCCATAGCTGCATCATTATTTTCAACTAAACCACAACGAAGCATCCCAATTTGCAAGTCCTGAAAATATTCCTCAACGGACTTGCTACCTTGCTGTAACCGCTGTAATTTATTAAGCATATCGCGTGCATAGTAGGAAGGAACAAATCTATGTCGCATGAGAACTTTCAAAGCAGCCCAAGTGGGTGGAATTTGAGTGGGGTGTTTGCTGCAATGTTCATGCCACCAAATTGAAGCAAAATCCATAAACTCGCTAGTGGCAGCCCTAACTTGGTGTGGTTCAGGGACAGCATGGCATGCGAATTTTTGATCAACCGCAATTTCCCAATCAAGATAAGCGTCAGGATCATATTTTCCATTAAACGTTGGTACGGTGAATTTAATCTTGGCAAAAGAGTCATCCTGATTACGTACCACACGGCGAGGCCCTCGCGTCCGACGAGGCTGGTTAGGATCTTCTTGCTCGGTATCACCACAATAATCAAAGCCAGCCCGTGCATCAGCAAGTTGCTGGACTAATTCGTCGAGATGAGTCGTGATGGTGGCAAGGCTGGTGTTGGTGGAGGCTTGTGCTTGCTGTAGTTCCCTGAGCGTTGTACCTGTGGTCAGCTGAGTGGTTTCAAATTGGCCAAGGCGCTCATTAGTGACCCGAACATCTTCTGCAAGGTCATCCACGTGCTTGTTCATTAGGCGATCAAAGTGCGGGATGATGCGTTTGAATCGAGGGGAGTGTGGTATGGCACTCGGGTCCTCTTGCTCATCCGCAaatcctgccatgattagtgcaaaaaaaaacaagggagAACATGA includes the following:
- the LOC105913659 gene encoding uncharacterized protein LOC105913659, encoding MARFLGGLNRKIQIVLDYKEYNTITRLFHLACIAEREVQGRQTRTHAYSFAGHTTSFKPATKPVAASSSAAPSPHNITSRDPAVTKTPSAPTPTRSSSSSTGRTKDIQCHRCKGFGHVIRDCPNKRVLIVREDGEYSSASDLDDPTYAMLATNVSGHEEEEHVAAVDADKYESLVVQHVLSTQVAQPEQHQRHNLFHTKGVVQEQSIRIIIDGSSCNNLASTDLVEKLSLQTWPHPHPYHIQWLNQGGKLKVTRSVRVHFSMGSYHDYADCDVVPMEACSLLLGRPWQYDIGSMHHGRTNQYSLMFKGKKIIFHPMSPEQILKDDIARATRDHKPSAQPNLQNEIKLKAPVLLATLADLNELAVPNSLCYALMCTNVLVSLDDTALLDIPPAVTKLLQDFADVFPKEVPAGLPPIRGIEHQIDLIPGAPLPNRAAYRTNPDETKEIQRQVQELLDKGYIRESLSLCSIPVLLVPKKDGSWRMCVDCRAINNITIRYRHPIPRLDDMLDELSGAVVFSKVDLCSGYHQIRMKLGDEWKTAFKTKFGLYEWLVMPFGLTNAPSTFMRLMNEVLQAFIGVFVVIYFDDILIYSKSMEEHLDHLRAVFDALRAARLFGNLDKCSFCTSRVSFLGYVVTSQGIEVDSNKIDAIQSWPTPTSVTQIRSFLGLAGFYRRFVRDFSTLAAPLHELTKKGVPFSWGQPQEEAFMVLKYKLTHAPLLQLPDFTKMFELECDASGIGLGGVLLQEGKPVAYFSEKLSGASLNYSTYDKELFALEAHGGGLMGHFGVKKTEDILEAHFFWPKMRRDVERFVARCTTCQKAKSRLNPH